Genomic DNA from Gimesia aquarii:
TTGAGTTCCGGATGCGCTCCCATCCAGGGGACTTCGGTTCCCGCCAGTTGCAGCGTGTGTCCTTCATGCTCCAGAAGAAATGGCTCAGTAGTGAGATCGATCCAGCCTGCTTTCATCATAGTCTCTCGAATCTGAAGACTATCCTGATGCCAGTCATGATTACCTAGAATAAAAAAACACCCCAAAGGTGCTTGCATCGGGCTCAGTGTGTCGTCCAGCCAGTCGAGACATTTCATTTCGTCTATGAGGTCACCAGCGAAGATAATCAGATCAGGCTCTGTTTCCTGAGCAATCCGACATAGCTCGATAAAATACTCACGTTTCAATGTGCCAGAAAAATGGAAGTCGCTCAAATGCAAGATTCTCAGACCTTCCCAGTTCGCAGGTAGTCGGGGGAGTTCGAATTTTTTCCCCGTGAATTCCACACTGAAAATCTGGTTAAAGGGAAGACCGGCCAGATAATGATAAGGCCCCTCTCCGATCAGATCCTGATTGAGTCGCTGGCGGATGTGGATCAGTTCAGACTGGTGTTCGGTCTGCTGGCGGGGTGGTTTATAAAGCAGATGGCGAAACCCGGAATACAAGAAGCCCAGAAATCCCAAGGCACACACGAATAGGACAGGCTTCCACCAAAAAGGGAGTTGATTCCAGTCCCCACCTACCAGAACCCCTGGCGTGTACAGCCCCACAGAGAGAAAAAGCACTATGGGAAACAGAACCATTAATAGCTCCAGCACATGCCTCAGTCTCTTAAGGCGGACATCGTGTATCGGCAGAGCGTGTGTGCGATTGATGACCACGATCCAGAGCTCAGCATGGCCGACTGATAGCACCAGCAATATCAATCCATTGGCTATTGCTTCCATAATGATCTTTACATAATTCGCTGAAAACGGATCTTAAGATAAGAAAAAAATACGACTGCAGGCGAATCATAGAAGATCGATGCCGGAATGCAAATACAAACGGATCAGCAATCCAGTGTTCACTGGACTTCTGCGTGGTATAATTCTTCAGCAACCGTTAATCTGCTGATGGCAACAACGAATAATTAATTTTGCATGAATGGAACAGGGCCCCGATGGGATACCGAGGACTGCGTGAGTGTGTCAACGATCTGGAACGGACGAACCAGTTAATCCGAATTGAACAAGAGATCGATGCCAATTTAGAGGCGGCGGAAATCCAACGCCGTGTCTATCAGGCAGGCGGCCCTGCCATTTATTTTGCCAATGTTCGAAATTGCAAATTCCCGATGGTCAGTAATCTGTTTGGTACACTCGAACGCACGCAATATATTTTTCGCGATGCCTTAGCGGCTGTGAATCATCTCGTCGAATTAAAAGTAGATCCTTCCCAATTCTGGAAGCACCCCCTGCGCTATCTCGATGTTCCTTTCTCTTTGTTACACATGCTGCCGCGTTCTCGCTCCCGTGGTGCCGTCATTGAAAATCAAATTCAGCTTCAGGACCTGCCCCAACTCCGAAGTTGGCCTGATGACGGTGGCCCCTTTGTCACTCTGCCTCAAGTTTATACAGAATCGCCCAAGCGTGGCGGCTTGATGAACTCCAACTTGGGGATGTACAGAATTCAATTGGCTGGAAATGAGTATCAACCGAATCAACAGATCGGATTGCATTACCAGATTCATCGCAGCATCGGCGTTCATCACGCTGAAGCGATTGAAAAAGGAGAGCCTCTCAAAGTAAACATTTTTGTCGGTGGCGCTCCCGCGATGACGCTCTCTGCTGTGATGCCATTGCCGGAAGGCCTTTCGGAACTCACATTTGCGGGTGCTTTGAGCAAACGTGCCATTCGTATGATTCGGAATAAAAACGGCCTGCCGATGTACGCTGATGCCGACTTTTGTATTACGGGCTGGGTCGATCCGGAACAATTACTTCCCGAAGGTCCGTTTGGCGATCATCTGGGTTACTATAGTCTGGCTCACCCTTTTCCTGTGATGAATGTGGAAGCCGTCTACCATCGCAATGATGCCATCTGGCCATTCACTGTCGTCGGCAGACCTCCTCAGGAAGATACCGCTTTTGGCGCTATCATCCATGAAATCACAGGACCTGCGATTCCCTCGGTCATTCCTGGTGTGCACCAGGTACATGCTGTCGATGCTGCTGGCGTCCATCCATTACTACTGGCAGTGGGGAGCGAACGTTACACCCCTTACGATAAAGAGCGTAAACCACAGGAAATTCTGACTAACGCCAATGCCATTCTGGGACAGGGCCAATTGAGCCTGGCTAAATACCTGATGATTGTGGCCCATGAAGATAATCCTCAGTTAGATGCTGAAAATATTGGAGCATTTTTTTCACATTTACTCGAGCGAATCGACTGGAAACGCGACCTGCATTTTCAAACCTGCACAACGATGGATACACTTGATTATTCGGGAACAGGTTTTAATTCTGGCTCTAAAGTCGTGATGGCGGCCGCTGGTCCGACAAAACGTGCCCTACCGACATCCATTCCTGACAGTTTCTCACTTCCGACCGGATTTTCTGACCCGAAACTCTGCCATCCTGGTATTCTGGCTATCAGGGCACCAGCATTTGAGGAAAACAATCAAGACCTCCCTCGTTTTTGTAACGAATTGCCGTTAGCTCATCCCATCAATGAATTCCCGCTGACTGTACTCGTCGATGACAGCGACTTCACCTCCACCAGTCTGAATAATTTTTTGTGGACGGTTTTCACCCGCTCCAATCCCGCCAGTGATATTGATGGCATAGAAGCATTTACAGAAAACAAACATTGGGGCTGCCAGGGTTCGCTGGTGATTGATGCACGCATCAAGCCACACCATGCGCCTCCTTTAATTGAAGATCCTGAAATTACCAAACGAGTCGATCAACTTGGTGCGCCGGGTGGCCCCTTACATGGGATTATTTAAGACTTTGGTAAATGCTTAAGTAATCGCCGCGCCTTACTTTTCCAACGAACGAACTTGCGAGCGATTCCCCGCGGACTTCCGTTAATATCAAGTAACATACCTTGCAAAGTTTTACGCGCGGCCTGGTGGTCACCTGCTTCTGCTTCCAATGTTGCCAGCATAAACATGGCCTCAGGTTGTCGCCAACGTTTCGTATGTTTTATCAGATGCTCTCTGGCTTTGTCTGGAGTGTCTAATTGACAAATCGTTTTACAATACAACAGCGATACGTCGCCAAACTTATATTCGGGATCGGCTTCCAGAATGAGGTGACAACGGGTTTTTGCGCTCTCATATTTCTTAAGCTGCATTTCAATTTGTGCGACCCCCCATAACGCTTGCAGATTATCCGGTTCTTTATTCAATGCTTGAAGATAGGCATCTAAACTTTTCTGCTGAATACCTGCCTCTTTCAAAGCGTCTCCCCAACGCACAAACTGGTAGGCATTACCAATTTGTAACGCCGCTGTCTCTAGTTCATTGATGCGACGCTGATGAAATAAGGGTCTGGCAAATTCTGGAAGCTGAAATTGATTGGTAGGCAACCAGCGAATAAAGAAATAAATGAACGCTCCAAAAGGCT
This window encodes:
- a CDS encoding metallophosphoesterase, which encodes MEAIANGLILLVLSVGHAELWIVVINRTHALPIHDVRLKRLRHVLELLMVLFPIVLFLSVGLYTPGVLVGGDWNQLPFWWKPVLFVCALGFLGFLYSGFRHLLYKPPRQQTEHQSELIHIRQRLNQDLIGEGPYHYLAGLPFNQIFSVEFTGKKFELPRLPANWEGLRILHLSDFHFSGTLKREYFIELCRIAQETEPDLIIFAGDLIDEMKCLDWLDDTLSPMQAPLGCFFILGNHDWHQDSLQIRETMMKAGWIDLTTEPFLLEHEGHTLQLAGTEVPWMGAHPELKQPAIEEGSGAESDFLLLVSHTPDNFHWAVRQGYDLVLSGHTHGGQVRFPLIGPVFTPSLHGTRYASGTFARGSTVLHVSRGVSGIHPLRLFCRPEISLLTLHTTDSKDR
- a CDS encoding UbiD family decarboxylase, whose protein sequence is MGYRGLRECVNDLERTNQLIRIEQEIDANLEAAEIQRRVYQAGGPAIYFANVRNCKFPMVSNLFGTLERTQYIFRDALAAVNHLVELKVDPSQFWKHPLRYLDVPFSLLHMLPRSRSRGAVIENQIQLQDLPQLRSWPDDGGPFVTLPQVYTESPKRGGLMNSNLGMYRIQLAGNEYQPNQQIGLHYQIHRSIGVHHAEAIEKGEPLKVNIFVGGAPAMTLSAVMPLPEGLSELTFAGALSKRAIRMIRNKNGLPMYADADFCITGWVDPEQLLPEGPFGDHLGYYSLAHPFPVMNVEAVYHRNDAIWPFTVVGRPPQEDTAFGAIIHEITGPAIPSVIPGVHQVHAVDAAGVHPLLLAVGSERYTPYDKERKPQEILTNANAILGQGQLSLAKYLMIVAHEDNPQLDAENIGAFFSHLLERIDWKRDLHFQTCTTMDTLDYSGTGFNSGSKVVMAAAGPTKRALPTSIPDSFSLPTGFSDPKLCHPGILAIRAPAFEENNQDLPRFCNELPLAHPINEFPLTVLVDDSDFTSTSLNNFLWTVFTRSNPASDIDGIEAFTENKHWGCQGSLVIDARIKPHHAPPLIEDPEITKRVDQLGAPGGPLHGII
- a CDS encoding tetratricopeptide repeat protein, with product MFAQEEPSVPPSNPYLNDSYSYGAPSPVMGFVWDAFWFLYFIFMIWMLVDCVRKDPDRFLWFWVILVFQPFGAFIYFFIRWLPTNQFQLPEFARPLFHQRRINELETAALQIGNAYQFVRWGDALKEAGIQQKSLDAYLQALNKEPDNLQALWGVAQIEMQLKKYESAKTRCHLILEADPEYKFGDVSLLYCKTICQLDTPDKAREHLIKHTKRWRQPEAMFMLATLEAEAGDHQAARKTLQGMLLDINGSPRGIARKFVRWKSKARRLLKHLPKS